CCTTCAAACTGGTGTCCACCTTCAAGAATTACTATTCGCTGGTTCTGGACAGCGCCTTGGATCGCGAGAGTGTGGCGAACTATGAGGTGGTGGTGACCGCGAGGGACGGGGGCTCGCCTTCGCTGTCGGCCACAGCCAGCGTGTCCGTGGAGGTGGCCGACGTGAACGACAACGCGCCCGCGTCCGCACAGCCCGAGTACACGGTGTTGGTGAAGGAGAACAACCCGCCCGGCTGCCACACCTTCACGGTGTCGGCGCGGGACGCGGACGCGCAGGAGAACGCGCTGGTGTCCTACTCGCTGGTGGAGCGGCGGGTGGGCGAGCGAGCGCTGTCGAGCTACGTGTCGGTGCACGCGGAGAGCGGCAAGGTGTACGCGCTGCAGCCGCTGGACCACGAggagctggagctgctgcagTTCCAGGTGAGCGCGCGCGACGCGGGCGTGCCGCCTCTGGGCAGCAACGTCACGCTGCAGGTGTTCGTGCTGGACGAGAACGACAACGCGCCCGCACTGCTGCCGCCCAGGtcgggcggcggggcgggcgcgcTGAGCCAGCTGGTGGCGCGGTCGGTGGGCGTGGGCCACGTGGTGGCGAAGGTGCGCGCGGTGGACGCGGACTCGGGCTACAACGCGTGGCTGTCGTACGAGCTGCAGCCGGCGGCGGGTGGCGCGCGCAGCCCGTTCCGCGTGGGGCTGTACACGGGCGAGATCAGCACGACGCGCGCCCTGGACGAGGCGGACGCGCCGCGCCAGCGCCTGCTGGTGCTGGTGAAGGACCACGGCGAGCCGGCGCTGACGGCCACGGCCACCGTGCTGCTGTCGCTGGAGGACAGCGGCCAGGCGCCCAAGGCCTCTTCGCGGGCGTCGACGGGCGCCGCTGGCGCGGAGGCCGCTCTGGTGGATGTGAACGTGTACCTGATCATCGCCATCTGCGCGGTGTCCAGCCTGTTGGTGCTCACGCTGCTGCTGTACACGGCGCTGCGGTGCTCGGCGCCGCCCAGCGAGGGCGCGTGCGGGCCCGGGAAGCCCACGCTGGTGTGCTCCAGCGCGGTGGGGAGCTGGTCTTACTCGCAGCAGCGGCGGCAGAGGGTGTGCTCTGGGGAGGGGCCGCCCAAGACAGACCTCATGGCCTTCAGCCCCAGCCTGCCTCCTTTCCCAGGTTCAGAGAACGCGGGCAAACTGCAAGATGTTGATCATTACACGGAGGTAGGTCCATTTAtactgatattaaaatatttaagacgaaattttataattttatagtatttcatatttatttttctttttataatatatagCACGTTTTCACACTTCAGTATTCAAACGTTactgtggtttaaaaatatttaaaattaatcatttttcccCCCAGATTTATTGCGATATATTTGGTGAATAACATTGAGTATGTTTAAGGTATaaaacgtgatgatttgatacacgtgTATATGGCGAACTTAATTGCTGTTTCTCAGTGCCATCAGACATTAACCATTCTCCTTGTGTTGGGTTTCTACtcaaattcaaatttttcttgGATAAATTTCTTATTACTGAATACGATTTTATTCCTTGTAATACCTAACTTTCTGAACCCTAACAACAACCAGTTTATATACATTCCTccaaatggcatttatttttcattgtatgtaGTTTTAACCTTACTTCATATACTATGTTTTGataatatttacacattttttgGCGATTACTTTTACTTTAAGATCAGAGcccatccattttattttcttctctctcttaggGTCTGTTACATAGGTATAGAGAAACAGATATTACTATATATACTACATGTATATAGTGTTTATTGGTATTTTAAGCAGTTTAGTAATAAAGTACGGAATAATAATTTCTCTTCAAAAtttgcatgttttcattttcttaccaaATTTATTATAGaccagataaaaataaaatcaaaagtgaacaaatatttaatattccttTCAACAGAATATCAAATAGAACATTGTACTATTTCAAGATATGTCCTTTATTATCAGATACTTTTTTACAGCCATGTCAATAACTTAACATTTTTGGAGTATCTATGTATAgtaactcatttcttttaatcTGATAAAAATCTTCTTACCTCTAATGATTAATATTGAGGAAAATACTATCAGCCCTTTGTAGATGAGTTGGAatattatggaaaaatatttcacatttaaacatat
The Physeter macrocephalus isolate SW-GA chromosome 8, ASM283717v5, whole genome shotgun sequence genome window above contains:
- the LOC112064224 gene encoding protocadherin alpha-7-like, producing MYSNLGDSGNRHLLLFFIILAAWETGSGQVHYWVPEEAKHGTFVGRIAQDLGLELTELVPRLFRVASKGRGDLLEVNLQNGILFVNSRIDREELCGRSAECSIHLEVIVDRPLQVFHVAVEVKDINDNPPVFPGTQRNLFMAESRPLDSRFPLEGASDADIGENALLTYRLSSNEYFSLDVPTTDQQVKPLGLVLRKPLDREESPELHLVLMATDRGKPELTGTVQLLVKVLDVNDNAPAFDRTLYAVKLPENVPNATFVIKLNASDLDEGLNGDIIYSFSSDVSPDIKFKFYIDPLSGKIIAIGHIDFEESKAYKIPVEAIDKGLPPLAGHCTVLVEVLDANDNAPELTVTSLSLPLSEDAQPGTVIILINVSDQDSGANGQVTCSLTPQVPFKLVSTFKNYYSLVLDSALDRESVANYEVVVTARDGGSPSLSATASVSVEVADVNDNAPASAQPEYTVLVKENNPPGCHTFTVSARDADAQENALVSYSLVERRVGERALSSYVSVHAESGKVYALQPLDHEELELLQFQVSARDAGVPPLGSNVTLQVFVLDENDNAPALLPPRSGGGAGALSQLVARSVGVGHVVAKVRAVDADSGYNAWLSYELQPAAGGARSPFRVGLYTGEISTTRALDEADAPRQRLLVLVKDHGEPALTATATVLLSLEDSGQAPKASSRASTGAAGAEAALVDVNVYLIIAICAVSSLLVLTLLLYTALRCSAPPSEGACGPGKPTLVCSSAVGSWSYSQQRRQRVCSGEGPPKTDLMAFSPSLPPFPGSENAGKLQDVDHYTEVG